A window of the Lolium perenne isolate Kyuss_39 chromosome 7, Kyuss_2.0, whole genome shotgun sequence genome harbors these coding sequences:
- the LOC139833562 gene encoding uncharacterized protein → MVAQSMGGIKRERVDADCRLMHDYFDDPPIYPYRYFRHRFHMGTELFKYIAEAVKLRDTLFEQRRNAASLLAHSTFQKVNLALCMMSYGIPADIVYENMAMGESSAILCIKRFDVAIVEVFGEEYLRVPNAQDTTRVLVSNAAGEFPGMLGSIDCMNWRWKN, encoded by the coding sequence ATGGTGGCTCAGTCAATGGGCGGGATCAAGAGAGAAAGGGTCGATGCCGACTGTCGGCTGATGCACGACTATTTTGATGACCCGCCCATCTATCCCTACCGCTACTTCCGTCACCGCTTTCATATGGGGACGGAGTTGTTCAAATACATTGCGGAGGCGGTCAAGTTGCGTGACACCTTATTTGAGCAAAGGAGGAATGCAGCCAGCTTACTTGCGCATAGCACATTTCAGAAGGTGAATCTTGCATTGTGCATGATGTCATATGGAATTCCAGCGGATATCGTCTATGAAAACATGGCAATGGGTGAGAGCTCCGCCATTCTCTGTATCAAGCGCTTTGATGTGGCCATTGTCGAGGTGTTTGGTGAGGAGTACTTGAGAGTTCCCAATGCTCAGGACACAACTAGAGTTCTGGTGAGCAACGCCGCTGGTGAATTCCCTGGCATGCTTGGCTCCATTGATTGCATGAATTGGAGGTGGAAGAACTGA